CACAACGCGCAGTCCCGTGCGGTCGTCCAGAAGCTCGGGCTGGCGGACCACGGGCTGCGCACGCACCCCGTCCTCGGCGATCCGGTGCGGCTGTGGGCGGACCGGCCGGTTCCGCCCGCCGATCCGGACCGGCCGCCCCGGGAATAACCGGCCCGGATCATGCGCTCGCACCGTCGTCCGCATGACATGACCGGGGGAGTACCGATGGCCGATCAGCCGGCCGGCACCGACGTGCCGCGCAGTTTCCTGTTCCTCACCGCGAGTTCGCGCACCGACGGGAACTCCGAGCAACTCGCCCGGTTGGCCGCCGAGGCGAGCCTGCCGCCCGGGGCGGAGCAGCGCTGGCTGCGGCTGAGCGAGCACCCGCTGCCGCCGTTCGCGGACCTGCGCCACACCGGGGACGGCCGCTACCCCGAGCCCGTCGGCAACGAACGGACGCTGCTGGACGCGACGTTGGCCGCCACCGACGTGGTCTTCGTCGCGCCGCTGTACTGGTACTCGCTGCCGACCAGCGCGAAGCTGTACCTCGACTACTGGTCGGCCTGGT
The nucleotide sequence above comes from Streptomyces kaniharaensis. Encoded proteins:
- a CDS encoding flavodoxin family protein, translated to MPRSFLFLTASSRTDGNSEQLARLAAEASLPPGAEQRWLRLSEHPLPPFADLRHTGDGRYPEPVGNERTLLDATLAATDVVFVAPLYWYSLPTSAKLYLDYWSAWFRVPGVDFRAGMNGGTIWAVTALAGEDETADPLIGTLRLTADYMGMRWGGALLGNGTRPGDVLSDERAMVAAKSFFAG